The DNA window GAGCTCTGAAAATGTGAACAGGCCAGTTTGTCTAAGTAACTGGCTGAAATAGATAGACAGTAAATAAGCATGGAGGTATTGTGAATCCAatgggtttgttattttttgcacTAAAATGTTCGATGATCACACTGTTTTAGCCTAATGTACAAAATAATGTTGGCTAAGGttactcagagtttaaaggtaCAGCTGGTTGAATAACCTTTTATGTTTCTgccttatttttttaagaagaaacactgcattttgttgaaatttttattattactatttaaagacaatatcattttaaaaatgtactttaagTACTAGAAATAAGACTTTATTTTTAAGTCTGCCCAATTTTGGCCAGggatattatttttgtttctctgttttgaattgaattgcagTTTCAAAGATTTTATCCCCATAAATTAAAAGAGCTTGGGTTTACAATATTCATGTCCATGtatattatttgatttttttgcccactaaaacagttttaaattataaaaaaaaaaccatctggCTTTGGGGCAGATTTTCTTGTGTGATTAATTGAGATTAATCAATTACAAAGCCTCTAATTAATtagattaattattttaatgttttaaaacatgTGAGCAGAAGTtacacagcagaaataaatatacaaataaataaaaataaataatgaataaaaatgttaaaaaaaaacaaagtgacactggctttaaaagcacaaacacactctgCAGTCTTTTGGTAACAGAAAATCATCTAAATGTGGGTTTTAGTACTGACTTTagagacaatttaaaaaaaaaaaaaaaaacattcgcCCAAACAACGTCACAGATAAAGAGTTAAAAATATAAACTCAAGAACTGAAGAAAAATTGCCCGGATTTTAAACATCCTCATCAAGTTAAACTTACAGATTTACGAGTCAAAAAGTGTCAAAAAGTCTGTATCCTTACCTGAGAGTTTCAAGTTTACAGTGGGGACTCTCGAGTCCAACACGCAgaaaatccaatccagaatcctgcagcttttttaaactcaggtccagctctctcagatgatTGGATGGGGAGCTGAGAATTGAGGACaaagcttcacagcttcttttTGAGAGTGTACAATAACTCAGCCTGAAGAAGAATAACAATGAAGACATATTCTTTTATTCATctaataaaattaaacatttaaaattattaatatatttacttacagagctttgttggaggctttgaccactggcagcagcctcagaagagcttCCTCTGAActagagtatttcttcaggtcaaacacggAAAgatctgatgacagtaagatgaagactaGAGCTGACCACTgggcaggagacagtttatctgtggagagacttcctgatctcagggactgttgaatctcctccactagagaacgatcattcagttcattcagacagtggaacagattaatgcttttctctgcagacagactcTCACTGAGCCTCCTTTTGATGTACTGGACTGCTTCGTGATTGGTCTGTgggctacttcctgtctgtgtcagcaggcctcgtaggagagtctgattggtctgaagtgaaagacccaggaggaagcggaggaacaagtccaggtttccatttggactctgtaaggccttgttcacagcactctggtagaaGAGTATCTCTGCAGATTCTCTTGTTTCAGACTTCTGGGAGGTTGTTTGTTTCTCTTCCAGCAGATTAactccagagttgatgaaggtcagatggacatgaagagcagccagaaactcctgaacactcagatggatgaagcagaaaacCTTGTCCTgatacagtcctctctcctctttaaagatctgtgtgaacactcctgagtacactgaggctgcacTGATAttgatgccacactctgtcaggtctgattcatagaagatcaggtttcctttctgcagatgatcaaaagccagttttcccagagactcaattatcttcctgctctctggactccagtgtggatctgtctcagctcctccatcatatttgaccttcttcactttggcctgaaccaccaggaagtgggtGTACATCTTAGTTAGgttcttgggcagctgtcctccctctctggttttcagcatatcctccagaactgtagcagtgatccagcagaagactgggatgcggcacatgatgtggaggcttcgcgATGTCTTGATGTGCGAGATAATCCTGCTGCTCTGCTTcttatctctgaatctcttcttgaagtactcctccttccgTGGGTCactgaaccctctgacctctgtcaccatgtcaaCACAGtaaggagggatctgattggctgctgcaggtcgtgtggttatccagaggtgcgcagagggaagcaggttccccctgatgaggtttgtcagcagcacatccactgaggtggactctCTAGGGTCAATCAGGATCTTAGTGTTCTTGAAGTCCAGAGGAATTCGatactcatccagaccatcaaagatgaacacaacctggaagtcttcaaagctgcagattcccgcttctttggtttcagtaaagaagtgatgaacaagttccaccaagctgaacttttgcTCTTTCGGAagattcagctctctgaaagtgaatggaaatatgaactggatgtcctggttggctttgtcttcagcccagtcaagggtgtatttctgtgttaagaccgTTTttccaatgccagccactccctttgtcagcagtgttctgattggttcatctcttccaggtggaattttaaaaatgtctttttgactgattgttgtttctggtctgtctggtttcctggattctttttcaatctgtctgacctcatgttcatcattgacctctgtaGTCTCTCCCTCTGCAATGTacagctctgtgtagatctgattcagaagggttgggtttcctgctttagcaatcccctcaaacacacactggaacttcttctttagCTTAGATTTTAGTTCCTGCTGACACACCTCAGGAAACCCcgactgacatgaccgctgcagcaccgggcaaacctccaTCGGTCCCACttctgctaaacaggtgaaaatagatttaaaagtTAAAGCAATTAGTGctgctgaatttaaaaaaaaaatttatacagaaaaagtaatgtattcaggttgtgtatcatattttcaaaaagtaactaagcaataaagtaactaattactgtaaAGTAATGGGAGTAATTGGAGAAATAATCACCAattaccatttttaagtaacTTGACCAAGACTGGTTATAACTCAGTGGAAGGTTTTATGGAGaaatattcaattcagttttatttatagagcaccaaatcacaagaacagtcacctcaaggtgctttatgttgtaaggaaaaacctcaacaatcattTGAGCCCCTATAAGCAAGTGCTGTAATGACagtggaaggaaaaacttccttttatcaggaagaaacctccagcagaaccaggctcagagaggggcggCCATCTACTTTGACTGATTGCTTGAGAGAAGGAAgccaggataaaagacatgctgtggaagagggCCAGAGATTTATTATAGCTGTAGATTAGCAGctgagtggtgtataaacaggcagagaagaagaaacacccagtgcataatgggaatcccccagcaacCTACACCTGTTGCATCATAACTAAGGGAAGTTTTAGGGTtacctgatccagctctaactatatgctttagaaAAACGGAAAGTTTAAAGCCTAAtgttaaaagtagagatagtgccTGTGGCGAGCGAATGTGAGTGTGATTGgttgtctctatgtgttagccctgcgacagactggcgacctggcctgggtgtaccctgcctctcgccctaagacagctgggataggctccagcgcccccagCAACCCTGAAAAGTTTAAGCacaagcgaatggatggatggatggatggttaaTAAATATTGATTTGCTTTGATAATATTACAAAAATAGCATAATACACAATACAGTGTTCAAATATTTAATAACTTTAGTATATCATTTCACTTAATAAAAAATTTATACATTTCTAAAAACTCtggtttaaaatttaaaagccATTTGAAAGCACAAAGAGTGAACGTCTAAATGTATTATGAGATCCTAAAGCATGACCTGTTTGGATATTTCTGATCCCAAACAGGTTAGatgcttttctattttttttttagaatctGCTATGAACCATCCTTACATCTCATCTAAAGGTCAGTTGTCCTCAGTTTTAACTGGATCTGCTCCTGAAGCATTAAtacagaggttcccaaagtgggggggcgcagagccattgcagggggggcgcggtatgaaaagaaaaaaaaaaaaaaaaaaaaaaaagaacgcttggacactgctagcataatggacaggtttttgacgggcctcccacacaa is part of the Pelmatolapia mariae isolate MD_Pm_ZW linkage group LG23, Pm_UMD_F_2, whole genome shotgun sequence genome and encodes:
- the LOC134620342 gene encoding NLR family CARD domain-containing protein 3-like — protein: MKISKMEKPVRRQLLDILDDLGKKELERFRWHLRIGPGGDFMTIKKSHLETADTMRIVDLMVGTYTTGRVMEVAELILKKIKKGHSEKEETNKQCGSPSVQEASLLLSESEGRPSVHKASLLSSESEEVGPMEVCPVLQRSCQSGFPEVCQQELKSKLKKKFQCVFEGIAKAGNPTLLNQIYTELYIAEGETTEVNDEHEVRQIEKESRKPDRPETTISQKDIFKIPPGRDEPIRTLLTKGVAGIGKTVLTQKYTLDWAEDKANQDIQFIFPFTFRELNLPKEQKFSLVELVHHFFTETKEAGICSFEDFQVVFIFDGLDEYRIPLDFKNTKILIDPRESTSVDVLLTNLIRGNLLPSAHLWITTRPAAANQIPPYCVDMVTEVRGFSDPRKEEYFKKRFRDKKQSSRIISHIKTSRSLHIMCRIPVFCWITATVLEDMLKTREGGQLPKNLTKMYTHFLVVQAKVKKVKYDGGAETDPHWSPESRKIIESLGKLAFDHLQKGNLIFYESDLTECGINISAASVYSGVFTQIFKEERGLYQDKVFCFIHLSVQEFLAALHVHLTFINSGVNLLEEKQTTSQKSETRESAEILFYQSAVNKALQSPNGNLDLFLRFLLGLSLQTNQTLLRGLLTQTGSSPQTNHEAVQYIKRRLSESLSAEKSINLFHCLNELNDRSLVEEIQQSLRSGSLSTDKLSPAQWSALVFILLSSDLSVFDLKKYSSSEEALLRLLPVVKASNKALLSYCTLSKRSCEALSSILSSPSNHLRELDLSLKKLQDSGLDFLRVGLESPHCKLETLRLRSCGSSEVSSLIPALNTNSSLLKHLKHLDLSSDSFSPTNSKLQDSGVKQLCGFLQSPGCGLETLRLKDCDLSEISSLGLALKSNPSHLKYLDLSNNKLQHSGLKQLCRFLETTGCGLETLRLMNCGLSEISSLISALKSNPSRLKHLDLTFNNLHYSELKELHSFQESQAVDWSI